One genomic window of Thermodesulfobacteriota bacterium includes the following:
- a CDS encoding type II toxin-antitoxin system HicB family antitoxin, whose product MTTYTAKYSKVESGYMGQLVEWPEVVTEGATIEECRQMLRDALHEMVLVYREQGREPGAPETP is encoded by the coding sequence ATGACTACCTACACGGCGAAGTATTCCAAGGTTGAATCCGGTTACATGGGCCAGCTCGTGGAGTGGCCCGAAGTCGTCACCGAGGGGGCTACCATCGAGGAATGCCGCCAGATGCTTCGTGACGCCTTGCACGAGATGGTCCTGGTGTACCGCGAACAGGGCAGAGAGCCGGGAGCCCCGGAGACGCCATGA
- a CDS encoding DUF1737 domain-containing protein — MKLYTYLTGPDDSTFCKRVCERLNNGWQLYGNPTLTFDGKNVIAGQALVKEVEGAYHPEIDLKAM; from the coding sequence ATGAAGCTCTATACCTATCTGACCGGTCCCGACGATTCCACCTTCTGCAAAAGGGTCTGCGAGCGGCTCAACAACGGCTGGCAGCTCTACGGCAATCCCACCCTCACCTTTGACGGCAAGAATGTCATCGCCGGCCAGGCGCTGGTGAAGGAGGTGGAGGGGGCCTACCACCCGGAGATCGACCTCAAAGCCATGTAG
- the hisF gene encoding imidazole glycerol phosphate synthase subunit HisF, whose amino-acid sequence MLSKRIIPCLDVRAGRTTKGIRFKDNVDIGDPVEMARFYYEEGADEIVFYDITASSDQRDIMIDVVRRTAEAIFIPFSVGGGIRTVDDMRRVLLAGAEKVSVNSAAMKNPGIISEGARAFGSQCIVVGMDVKKVEPSAHIPSGYEMVINGGRTFMGVDALWWAREVERLGAGEICLNSIDADGTKAGYEMTLTPMISQAVTIPVIASGGAGTPEHIRAVLAEGHADAGLIASMTHYGTYTVRQIKDYLHGHGIKVRMAW is encoded by the coding sequence ATGCTCTCGAAGCGCATCATCCCCTGCCTGGATGTCCGGGCCGGACGCACCACCAAAGGGATCAGGTTCAAGGACAACGTCGACATCGGCGACCCGGTGGAGATGGCCCGCTTCTATTACGAAGAGGGTGCGGACGAGATCGTCTTCTACGACATCACCGCCTCCAGCGACCAGCGGGACATCATGATCGACGTGGTGCGCCGCACCGCCGAGGCGATCTTCATCCCCTTTTCAGTGGGCGGCGGCATCCGCACCGTGGACGACATGCGGCGGGTGCTTCTGGCCGGCGCCGAGAAGGTGAGCGTCAACAGCGCGGCCATGAAGAATCCAGGCATCATCAGCGAGGGCGCCCGGGCCTTCGGCAGCCAGTGCATCGTCGTCGGCATGGACGTCAAGAAGGTGGAGCCCTCGGCGCATATCCCTTCCGGCTACGAGATGGTGATCAACGGCGGCCGCACGTTCATGGGGGTGGACGCCTTGTGGTGGGCGAGGGAGGTGGAGCGGCTGGGGGCGGGCGAGATCTGCCTCAACTCCATCGACGCCGACGGCACCAAGGCCGGCTACGAGATGACGCTCACCCCCATGATCTCCCAGGCAGTGACCATCCCGGTCATCGCCTCCGGTGGAGCCGGCACACCGGAGCACATCCGGGCGGTCCTGGCCGAGGGCCACGCCGACGCCGGCCTCATCGCCTCCATGACCCATTACGGCACCTACACGGTCCGGCAGATCAAGGACTACCTGCACGGCCACGGCATCAAGGTGCGGATGGCCTGGTGA
- a CDS encoding DUF1343 domain-containing protein, giving the protein MSAPAVHLGIEVLAADPPKWLQGRRLGLLCNQASCDRAFRHSREILAGAFPGGLISLFTPQHGFFADKQDNMIETAHGRDPFSGLPVWSLYGETRTPTPAMLADIDVLVIDIQDVGTRVYTFFSTVAYCLKACAAAGRQVLVLDRPNPLGGLAVEGNLLAGDCRSFVGLYPLPMRHGLTVAEFARLANDGFGIGADLSVIPMAGWQRGMLFPDTGLPWVFPSPNMPTFAAALVYPGQVLWEGTNVSEGRGTTMPFELCGAPYWQPAAIRERLSAPDLAGAILRPVAFEPTANKWQGSFCCGFQIHVTDPVTFQPYRLSLALLRACLALYPEALAYKPPPYEYEFERLPLDLILGSRALRLALEAGADLADLVAGWQEDLASYRERVASHLLYPAAPEVPGDVQEGSG; this is encoded by the coding sequence GTGTCCGCCCCCGCCGTCCACCTCGGCATCGAGGTCCTGGCCGCCGATCCCCCGAAATGGCTGCAGGGCCGGCGCCTGGGCCTCCTGTGCAACCAGGCCAGCTGTGACCGCGCCTTCCGCCACAGCCGGGAGATCCTGGCCGGGGCCTTCCCCGGCGGCCTGATCAGCCTTTTTACCCCCCAGCACGGCTTTTTTGCCGACAAGCAGGACAACATGATCGAGACCGCCCACGGCCGGGATCCTTTTTCCGGCCTGCCGGTCTGGAGCCTCTACGGCGAGACCCGCACGCCGACCCCGGCCATGCTGGCGGACATCGATGTCCTGGTCATCGACATCCAGGACGTGGGCACCCGGGTCTACACCTTCTTTTCCACCGTTGCTTACTGCCTCAAGGCCTGTGCGGCAGCCGGCAGACAGGTCCTGGTCCTCGACCGGCCCAACCCCCTGGGCGGCCTGGCCGTGGAGGGCAACCTCCTGGCCGGCGACTGCCGCTCCTTTGTCGGCCTCTACCCGCTTCCCATGCGCCACGGCCTCACCGTGGCCGAATTCGCCCGCCTGGCCAACGACGGCTTCGGCATCGGCGCCGACCTCTCAGTCATCCCCATGGCCGGCTGGCAGCGCGGGATGCTCTTCCCGGACACCGGTCTGCCCTGGGTCTTTCCTTCCCCCAATATGCCCACCTTTGCCGCCGCCCTGGTCTATCCCGGCCAGGTGCTCTGGGAAGGGACCAACGTCTCGGAAGGCCGGGGCACCACCATGCCCTTCGAGCTGTGCGGGGCGCCGTACTGGCAGCCGGCCGCCATCCGGGAGCGGCTCTCTGCCCCGGACTTGGCCGGCGCTATCCTTCGGCCGGTGGCCTTCGAGCCCACCGCCAACAAGTGGCAGGGGTCTTTTTGTTGCGGCTTCCAGATCCACGTCACCGACCCGGTCACCTTCCAGCCGTACCGCCTGAGCCTCGCCCTCCTGCGGGCCTGCCTCGCCCTCTATCCCGAGGCCCTTGCCTACAAGCCGCCCCCCTACGAGTACGAATTCGAGCGCCTGCCCCTGGACCTCATCCTGGGCAGCCGGGCGCTGCGACTGGCCCTGGAAGCCGGCGCCGATCTCGCCGACCTGGTGGCCGGCTGGCAAGAAGATCTGGCCAGCTACCGGGAGCGGGTGGCGTCCCATCTTCTGTATCCGGCGGCGCCTGAGGTGCCGGGAGACGTTCAGGAAGGGAGTGGCTGA
- the hisH gene encoding imidazole glycerol phosphate synthase subunit HisH: MIAIVDYKAGNLTSVERAVRHLGRPVVISHQPEVLKGAERIIFPGVGAAGQAMTDLVALGLDAVLREAFAAGIPILGICLGTQIIFSASDENDATCLGLLPGRVRAFPDPLFEGGERLKIPHMGWNQVRFVRQHPVFAGLAPEHEFYFVHGYYPEVAPEAADAVVGVTRYGIEVTSAVAKDSLVAVQFHPEKSGPAGLAILDNFCRWRP; encoded by the coding sequence ATGATCGCCATCGTCGATTACAAGGCCGGCAACCTCACCAGTGTCGAGCGGGCGGTACGCCACCTCGGCCGGCCGGTGGTCATCTCCCACCAGCCGGAGGTCCTGAAGGGGGCGGAGCGGATCATCTTCCCCGGCGTGGGCGCGGCCGGCCAGGCCATGACCGATCTCGTCGCCCTGGGTCTTGACGCCGTGCTCCGGGAGGCCTTTGCCGCCGGCATCCCCATCCTGGGCATCTGCCTGGGCACCCAGATCATCTTTTCGGCCAGCGACGAGAACGACGCCACCTGTCTGGGCCTTCTCCCCGGCCGGGTGCGGGCCTTCCCCGACCCCTTGTTCGAGGGGGGGGAGCGGCTCAAGATCCCCCACATGGGGTGGAACCAGGTGCGATTCGTCCGCCAGCACCCGGTCTTTGCCGGCCTTGCGCCCGAGCACGAATTCTATTTCGTGCACGGCTACTACCCGGAGGTGGCGCCGGAGGCGGCAGACGCGGTGGTGGGCGTCACCCGCTACGGCATCGAGGTCACCTCGGCGGTGGCCAAGGACTCCCTGGTGGCGGTGCAGTTCCACCCGGAGAAGAGCGGCCCGGCCGGGCTGGCCATCCTCGACAACTTCTGCCGCTGGAGGCCCTGA
- a CDS encoding P-loop NTPase has product MKIAISGKGGVGKTTILALLAVGLRRHGREVLVIDADPSPHMAATLGFADVSAITPVAEMKELLKERSGKEEGSPFYQLNPRVDDLLARFMVHKEGIHLMVVGAIATGGGGCACAENTVLRRLTTRLLLSPSQVVLLDMEAGVEHLGRGTVAGVDHLLVVVIPTQSSVRTGLRIQELARQVGIPRISFVGNQVAGPEDEAFLATALGAPPAAAFPDAAAIRQAERRRTPIDTVAADHAAATDALIAHLLA; this is encoded by the coding sequence ATGAAGATCGCCATCAGCGGCAAGGGCGGGGTGGGCAAGACCACGATCCTGGCCCTTCTGGCCGTCGGCCTGCGGCGCCACGGCCGCGAGGTCCTGGTCATCGACGCCGATCCCAGCCCGCACATGGCCGCCACCCTGGGCTTTGCCGATGTGAGCGCCATCACCCCGGTGGCGGAGATGAAGGAGCTCCTGAAGGAGCGCTCCGGCAAGGAGGAGGGCTCCCCGTTCTACCAGCTCAACCCCCGGGTGGACGACCTCCTGGCCCGGTTCATGGTCCACAAGGAGGGCATCCATCTCATGGTGGTGGGCGCCATCGCCACCGGTGGCGGCGGCTGCGCCTGCGCCGAGAACACCGTCCTCCGGCGCCTCACCACCAGGCTCCTCCTCTCCCCGTCCCAGGTGGTGCTCCTGGACATGGAGGCCGGGGTGGAGCATCTGGGCCGGGGCACAGTGGCCGGGGTCGACCACCTCCTGGTGGTGGTGATTCCGACCCAGTCCAGCGTCCGGACCGGCCTGCGCATCCAGGAGCTGGCCCGGCAGGTAGGGATCCCAAGAATCTCCTTTGTCGGCAACCAGGTGGCTGGCCCGGAGGATGAGGCCTTCCTGGCGACCGCCCTGGGAGCGCCGCCGGCCGCCGCCTTCCCGGATGCCGCCGCCATCCGCCAGGCCGAGCGGCGCCGCACCCCCATCGATACGGTGGCCGCTGACCATGCCGCCGCCACCGATGCCCTCATCGCCCATCTCCTGGCGTAG